One segment of Leptodactylus fuscus isolate aLepFus1 chromosome 7, aLepFus1.hap2, whole genome shotgun sequence DNA contains the following:
- the GSC gene encoding homeobox protein goosecoid produces MPSGMFSIDNILAARPRCKESILLPQNGPVVFPGLGESLYGGADYSGFYNRAVAPTSTLQAVNGSRLGFNNYYYGQLHVQAPVGPSCCGTMQPLGAQQCSCVPAATGYEGAGSVLMPPVPPQMLPYMNVGTLSRTELQLLNQLHCRRKRRHRTIFTDEQLEALENLFQETKYPDVGTREQLARRVHLREEKVEVWFKNRRAKWRRQKRSSSEESENGQKWNKAPKSSTEKTEEQSKSDLDSDC; encoded by the exons ATGCCCTCTGGCATGTTCAGCATTGACAACATATTGGCAGCCAGGCCTCGCTGTAAGGAGTCAATCCTGCTCCCACAGAATGGACCTGTGGTCTTCCCTGGTCTGGGGGAGTCGCTTTATGGGGGTGCCGACTACAGCGGATTTTATAACAGGGCAGTAGCCCCAACATCTACCTTACAAGCGGTGAATGGATCTAGACTGGGATTCAATAACTATTACTATGGACAGCTACATGTACAGGCTCCGGTGGGCCCCTCCTGCTGTGGAACCATGCAACCTCTGGGGGCCCAACAATGCTCGTGTGTGCCCGCAGCCACAG GCTATGAAGGGGCAGGTTCGGTCTTGATGCCCCCTGTGCCCCCACAGATGTTGCCCTATATGAATGTGGGCACATTGTCTAGGACAGAACTCCAGCTCCTTAACCAGCTGCACtgcaggaggaagaggaggcacaGGACCATCTTCACAGACGAGCAGCTGGAGGCGCTGGAGAACCTATTCCAGGAGACCAAGTACCCAGATGTGGGGACCAGGGAGCAGCTGGCCAGAAGGGTCCACCTCAGGGAAGAGAAAGTGGAG GTTTGGTTCAAGAATCGCAGAGCCAAGTGGAGAAGACAAAAGAGATCTTCATCAGAAGAGTCAGAAAATGGACAGAAATGGAATAAAGCTCCCAAATCCTCTACAGAGAAAACAGAGGAGCAGAGTAAAAGTGACCTGGACTCGGACTGCTGA